Proteins encoded by one window of Bacteroidota bacterium:
- a CDS encoding helix-turn-helix domain-containing protein — MNKDALHIVADNGFGGIEHRTLATVGDILALEQRLLGTIKALLGKSQGEAEPMFYKPRQVAALTGISEHTLRRKLRQRELEGIQQAGVKGSWLIPNEAVKALLQSMRRTS, encoded by the coding sequence ATGAACAAAGACGCTTTGCACATCGTTGCCGACAATGGATTTGGCGGCATCGAACACAGGACGCTTGCAACTGTCGGGGACATCCTCGCCCTGGAGCAACGCCTGTTGGGAACGATTAAGGCATTGCTTGGCAAGTCCCAGGGCGAAGCCGAGCCGATGTTTTACAAGCCGAGGCAAGTCGCAGCGCTGACGGGAATCAGCGAGCATACCCTGCGCAGGAAGCTGCGCCAACGCGAGTTAGAGGGAATTCAACAAGCGGGGGTGAAAGGCTCGTGGCTGATCCCGAATGAGGCGGTGAAAGCCCTGCTGCAATCCATGCGCAGGACAAGTTAA
- a CDS encoding helix-turn-helix domain-containing protein — protein sequence MTREQNQSVSDERIGGYGRMMVVTLEDLMQFEGRIIAKIESILGKAKSDGAQPLFYKPKQVAALTGLTEHSVRRRLRDGQLAGIQEAGVKGSWLVPRDAVAALVESLKKGA from the coding sequence ATGACTAGAGAGCAGAATCAAAGTGTATCCGACGAACGGATTGGCGGCTACGGGCGGATGATGGTGGTGACACTCGAAGACCTCATGCAATTTGAGGGCCGAATCATCGCCAAGATCGAGTCCATATTGGGCAAGGCCAAAAGCGACGGGGCTCAACCGCTCTTCTACAAGCCCAAACAGGTCGCAGCCTTGACGGGCCTCACCGAGCATTCAGTGCGTAGGCGGCTGCGGGATGGACAGCTTGCGGGTATCCAGGAGGCGGGAGTGAAAGGATCGTGGCTCGTGCCGAGGGATGCCGTGGCGGCTTTGGTGGAATCCTTGAAAAAGGGAGCTTGA
- a CDS encoding MarR family transcriptional regulator, whose product MFAIDWKTSWPLVETAIRDHNKAHVVGRRKDGRAIYDLKKVLRASHQHLLKEMIRLYSHQLTGLEWLHLTTELPPFRTHCGELASELDVSKGTINNLLNRLLESGLVAERDHRGRCNKFALRFDPSILVIHPELHRRRQMALNGILDNDTGYQAPWEEEGETLQQSLEAGSFKKENKLSDGTGDKKEKAPTPKQDEASNPALGGKTRASNARLREGGKISPMVEKTAKDTEMEVLEASNPPFQDQEKFSSKREKTANKAESKAVVASNPALGGKSDASDARLQDGQMQPKKHRGARRTAREIGGKTPIEKQGNWGYFDETPQKAPISGQFADHCARLLTVMVGTLWSRLDYLATSQLDAMKAFLHGQFVCKTAAEGEETYRNLWLRIGLADKWAKKKPGRYIPIPSTYLAPGNLNGFDRTSQWLENMRMTSKRAEKARDRYQYLAKSIGAVLHSTGKHLEENGLHSYVKRRKEVTDKYAHLGTAFDWVVLDPRANQSGGD is encoded by the coding sequence ATGTTTGCAATAGACTGGAAGACATCGTGGCCGCTCGTGGAGACGGCGATCCGCGACCACAACAAGGCCCATGTTGTCGGGCGGCGCAAGGACGGGAGGGCGATTTACGACCTCAAGAAAGTCCTTCGCGCCTCCCACCAGCATTTGCTCAAGGAAATGATTCGCCTTTACTCGCATCAGCTCACGGGCTTGGAGTGGCTGCACCTGACCACGGAGTTGCCGCCGTTCAGGACGCACTGTGGGGAGCTTGCATCGGAGCTTGATGTGTCCAAGGGGACGATCAACAACCTCCTGAACCGACTTTTGGAAAGCGGTCTCGTTGCCGAGCGGGATCATCGCGGCAGGTGCAACAAGTTCGCGCTGCGGTTCGACCCTTCGATTCTAGTTATCCACCCTGAACTCCATCGGAGGCGGCAAATGGCCCTGAATGGAATCCTCGACAACGATACTGGCTATCAGGCTCCTTGGGAGGAAGAAGGCGAAACTTTGCAGCAGTCCTTAGAAGCTGGCTCTTTCAAAAAAGAAAATAAACTGTCCGATGGGACGGGGGATAAAAAAGAAAAAGCCCCCACCCCCAAGCAAGATGAGGCCAGCAACCCCGCCCTAGGCGGAAAGACAAGGGCCAGCAACGCCCGATTGCGAGAGGGCGGAAAAATAAGCCCGATGGTCGAAAAAACGGCCAAAGACACGGAAATGGAAGTGCTTGAGGCTAGCAACCCCCCGTTTCAAGATCAGGAAAAATTCAGCAGCAAACGCGAAAAAACGGCCAACAAAGCTGAAAGCAAAGCCGTTGTGGCCAGCAACCCCGCCCTTGGCGGAAAATCGGATGCCAGCGACGCCCGATTGCAAGATGGCCAGATGCAGCCCAAAAAGCACCGAGGGGCGCGGCGCACTGCCCGCGAAATCGGTGGAAAAACGCCCATAGAGAAGCAAGGAAATTGGGGCTATTTCGATGAAACACCCCAAAAAGCCCCGATTTCGGGCCAGTTCGCAGACCATTGCGCACGGCTCCTAACGGTGATGGTCGGAACCTTGTGGTCGCGGCTCGACTACCTAGCCACGAGCCAGTTGGATGCGATGAAGGCGTTCCTCCACGGCCAATTCGTCTGCAAGACGGCGGCTGAGGGCGAGGAAACTTACCGCAACCTCTGGCTCAGGATCGGGCTTGCCGACAAATGGGCCAAAAAGAAGCCAGGGCGGTACATCCCGATCCCTTCCACGTATCTCGCGCCCGGCAACCTCAACGGGTTCGACAGAACTTCCCAATGGCTGGAAAACATGCGGATGACCAGCAAACGGGCCGAGAAGGCTAGGGACCGATACCAGTACCTAGCGAAGTCCATAGGGGCGGTACTTCATAGCACGGGCAAGCACTTGGAGGAAAACGGGCTGCACAGCTATGTGAAAAGGCGAAAAGAAGTCACCGACAAGTACGCCCACCTTGGTACGGCCTTCGATTGGGTAGTCCTCGACCCAAGGGCCAACCAAAGCGGGGGCGACTGA
- a CDS encoding site-specific integrase, with product MKQQHSATTAAYQDATVKKDGTQTIYLRLTIDRKIRTFPTGIAIPAKFWDKAKQQVKLNMSGLPNAREIAANLTAQKAALDKVLLDLQGKGEAVTFASVDRRMASGSKTKLIDYCIWRRDCEAAQRASGTVKGYNAYMANLRKYDPDIEIAAITPRWLEEYQEWLFSEGHHKTNSILSIFRYLQKIMSHAAKHGDISSNPFIHFKKVKWQTVEKQYLTSDELTRLMELYHCGALRSENLPTKYTFGGKDSHHHCLQQFLASCFCGLRFSDIAKLKPRDFHGSYLSIVMKKTAEPLRIPINTPLRSILNLEEGAGSVFHGRTFVNGHMNSKLSEIMEIARIGKHITFHSGRHTFAIMALEVGMPIEVVSHILGHSNLSITQVYARVVDSQKTREMSKMDAFMSRMKPATEAVQVQGA from the coding sequence ATGAAACAGCAACATTCGGCAACCACTGCGGCGTACCAAGATGCGACCGTTAAGAAGGACGGAACCCAGACCATCTATCTTCGGCTCACCATCGACCGCAAGATAAGGACATTCCCGACTGGAATTGCAATCCCCGCCAAGTTTTGGGACAAGGCCAAGCAGCAAGTGAAGCTCAACATGTCGGGCCTTCCCAATGCAAGGGAGATCGCGGCAAACCTAACAGCCCAAAAGGCCGCGCTGGACAAGGTGCTGCTAGACCTGCAAGGCAAGGGCGAGGCCGTGACCTTCGCATCGGTGGACAGGCGGATGGCATCTGGCAGCAAGACCAAGCTGATCGACTACTGCATCTGGCGGCGCGACTGCGAGGCCGCGCAAAGGGCAAGCGGAACTGTGAAGGGCTACAACGCCTACATGGCCAACCTCAGAAAGTACGACCCCGACATCGAGATCGCGGCGATAACCCCAAGATGGCTTGAGGAGTATCAAGAATGGTTGTTTTCCGAGGGCCACCACAAGACCAATTCCATCCTCAGCATCTTTCGCTACCTGCAAAAGATCATGAGCCATGCCGCGAAGCACGGCGACATCTCAAGCAACCCCTTCATACATTTCAAGAAGGTGAAATGGCAGACGGTGGAAAAGCAATACCTCACCAGCGACGAACTCACGAGGCTCATGGAGCTGTACCATTGCGGCGCGTTACGCTCCGAGAACCTTCCGACCAAGTACACCTTTGGTGGCAAGGACTCGCATCACCATTGCTTGCAACAATTCCTTGCCTCATGCTTTTGCGGATTGAGGTTTTCCGACATCGCCAAGCTCAAGCCTAGAGACTTCCACGGCAGCTACCTGAGCATAGTGATGAAGAAGACCGCCGAGCCGTTGCGGATTCCGATCAACACCCCGTTGCGGTCGATCCTGAACTTGGAGGAGGGTGCAGGGAGCGTGTTCCATGGTCGCACATTCGTGAACGGCCACATGAACTCCAAGCTCTCCGAGATCATGGAGATTGCGAGGATAGGCAAGCACATCACCTTCCACAGTGGTCGGCACACATTCGCGATCATGGCCTTGGAGGTCGGGATGCCCATCGAGGTCGTTAGCCACATTTTGGGCCACTCCAACCTGTCCATCACCCAAGTCTATGCCCGTGTGGTGGATTCGCAAAAGACCCGCGAAATGTCCAAGATGGATGCCTTCATGTCGAGGATGAAACCCGCCACCGAGGCGGTGCAGGTGCAAGGGGCTTGA